The genomic interval GAAGCGTGAATATCTGCCAGCAATGGTGCCACAAATTCCTGTTCAAATTGTACCACTTCATTCATCAACGATATGATACTGTTCACACTCGCACGGCTTTTACTGCGTTGTGGCTCTGCATCCAGCGTGATGTAATCTACGTTGATGCCTTCATTAGACCGCTGTCTCCTGATGAGTTGCCCACTTTCTGAAAGATTAGACGCTACGATTTCCTGAAGCGCCAAACCGCCACTTGTCATCGAGCGTACAAAACTTGCATCGGTAAGACCAGTCTCAGCTATGGCAGTTTTCTTTGCGTAAAACGGCATTACTTCTGGATATTTGGCAAAGGTGGCGCTCAAAAAACAGCACGCCTTTGTCTGCGGAAGTACTTCGCGCATCCAGGTACCAATGATGGAATCAAAGCCACCGGCCATATGCGACTCGTCAAGAATGAAAATGACTTTCCTGTATTTCTTGCTGCCTTCCAGACCGTTGTTGACCATACTTTCAAGCCACAATCGTTTGTAAGGATGCGCCGACTGAACCTGTGAATAGGTACAGAAAATCATATCGTAGCCTACTGGTAAATGGTCGAGTGTTTCTGTGATTGTTATAAACGGTACTTTATCTGGATCTGGTAGATTCTTGCCTATCTTTTTGTGCCACTCAATAGACTCTGGACTTTCTGTGGGAAACTCTTTTTCGGTAGTGATAAGTTCGTATTGCGCCTTGCTGTTCATTGGGCTAAAAACCACTTTTCCGTCTGCATCCTTCACTTTGGCATCGGTATCTGTGTTGACAATAAAAGGTCGGATATTGTCAAAACCGATGGCTTTGAGATCCCGATACATATCTGTAAACAGATCGGGCTTTTTTGTAAAAAAAACGGGAAGAAAGCCCTGCATAACTGCGTGTCGTATCACCGCAGCAGCTTGCCTGCCTTTCCCAATTCCCGTTTGATCTGCGATGATAATACCTTGCTCATTTTCAAATTGCTTGAGATAGAGGCCTACGGCATCTACTTGTTCTGCACCCAAGCCTTTCCACATTGCTTTGGTAGATTCATACTTGAGCTGGTTGCGCACGTAATTGTCAATGTTTCCTTTATCCTTCACAATACGATTTAGGGACTTCTGAACTTCAAAAGCCATATTGCGCGGTATGAGCGTGTTCATTTTATACGGTGCCTGTGACTTAGACACGTAAGGAACCAAAGCTGCCTCCTGCGTAGCAAGTTTTGCAACTTCATCAGCATTCTGACTGAATTCTGCTTCTTTGATATCGAGTTCTTCGTTATTCATTTTTGAAAAAGGCTAATGCTTCCAAATAGCTGCGAAGCGTGGTTTCTGAATACAATTGCACGGCTTCTTCCTTATCCATACCACCATACATTATAGAACTGGTCGGCAGGCTATCATCCATCTTGTCCCAACTTTCCTTGAGCGTCCAGAGTGCGGTCTGCATCTTGTCGGTTTTCAATAGAAAACTGGCGATTTCATCGGTAGTGTTTCCTTCGTTGTAAACCACTTCCAGATATTCTTCTATGAGTGCGATGGGATTTTCGCCCACTGCTCTTGCTTGCTCGATGAGTTCGTGCAATTGAATAAAAATGCCAGCTTCGTGATCTTCAAAACGCTCAAATTTTGATGGATTTGAGACCATAAAAAGTCGTGCTTTGATATCTCCAGACATTAATTGGTTATTGTAAAATATCATTAGGTTCTTGCTTTTTTGAGTTGGGATATGAGTGTATTTAGATTGGGTTTGATGTGTGACTTCACACGTTTCCAGAGATCAAAGAAACTCTCAACCATCGTGTTCAGTTCTGGTGCTTTGGAACGATCTGGTGCTACTCCAAATGGTTTTGACTTTCTGCCACCTATGAGTATGAGCATTGTTTTGGTCACAGCGCCTTGTTTATTGTAGAGCTTATAACTGTTCATATTGATGATATCATCCACCTGATAATGGCGGTACAACCAGTTAAAGAAAGGTCGGTACTTAGCAAAGAGTCCATCTTCGCCAAAATAGACGTGACCCATTATGATAATAGCTGCTTTGCCATCATCTTTCATCGTGTGCAAAGCGAGTCCTGCCATCAAATGTTCCAGACGAATATGGTTGGCAATCCCACGATGTTTATTAAAGTATTTATTGGCAATACGTTCTTTATCAAACTTTGATGCTTCCCATTTTGCAAAAGGTGGATTGGTTACAATCACGTCGTGAACCTTGGTCATTACTTCTGGAAAAGGCTCGGCGGCGTTGTTATTGGTAATGCGCCCAAAACCTTGATATTCCAGCGATTTCTTTCGGCTGTTGTCAATCTCGTTGACGTGCGTAATTCGCGGATTTGCACCTACCAGCAATAAGCCATTACCTGCGCTTGGTTCAAAAATGAACTCGGCATCTTTCATCTGTGTGTATTCTGCCACGATTGCACCTATGGGACAAGGCGTTGAGTATTGCTTGTAGAGTTCCTTACTACTGTCTGAATACGCATACGTAGGTTGTATCTGACTCCAAAAAAAGTCCATTTTTCGCAATCGGCTTTCAAATGGAATCGGTTCTTTATAGAGCATTTTGTACCACAAGAGCCAACTCAATTCTACTGCTTCCCAGAGCGCACCGATGTTTGGCGCACCTGTTTCATCCTTTAAGGCTTCGACTTTCTTTTTTGATAGACGTTCCGCTTTCGCGAAAGCGATATGCATCACAGCCACAACACGATCTATGTAATCGTTTTTGGACTTCGATTTTGTAGAACTTTGTTTTTTAGGAAGTGATTTAGGCGCAGGATTAGGTTTGTTCTGATCATCTAAATAAGCCTGAAGAGTAGCTTTTGAACGTTCTAAACGGTTCATCTGCCATTGCATTTCGCTGAAAGCTTCCTTCGAATTTTTGTCCGTTTTGGGTTTGCCCGTTTTGGGATTTACGTAGTCCAAATGATCTTCTACCAACTGCAAAAGCATATCATTTATGATTTCAATGCCTTTTTGAGGATCTGCCACGGGACGAGAATGCTCCACCACAGACCACCATTTATGACTGTCGTTTTCAATGTCGATTTCTGCGCCCAAAGGCGAGACACTTCTATATCCCGTATGGATATTTACATAGGGATAATCCAAGTCTGTTGGGTAACCGATGGCTGAGAAAGCTTCCGGACCACGATTTTCCCACTCCTGTAACAGTGCTGAACGATTCACTTTTACGCCATAATCTTTAGGATGTGGCATTTGCGAAAGCTGAAAAAGCTCCAGACCAGAAACTTGATTGAGATTCTCGTCTGTGATTTTATAAAGTTGGGGAAACTTAAATTTTAAGAAATTGCCATCGCCTATGGTCAAACTTCCAGATTGAAAAGGTTCACCAGCGTGCACGGGCACAAGCACATTAGGAACTATATGATCCCGACTAAAAATATCTTTTGATACCGCCAGCGCTTCGATCTTGATTTTTTTTAAGGGAATGAGTTCCAACTTCAGTGACTGATATAACCGATTGACTTGCATCAACGCCATCGCTCGGTCGCCAATTTCCAGGTCGTACACCCAATCCTTAAAGTTTTGCAAGGCTTTTAAGAGATGGTTTCTAAAATGAATCTCGCTCCACTGCTCTGAGGCATCTTCGAGGTCGCTTATAGTTGTAGAGATAATCGTTTCTGGTTCGTCGTTCACTTCTTCGGTCTGCTCGTTGAGTTTTTCAATAACTTCTTTTAAAATCGACCGTGTAGAAAGGTTACGTTCTGCATCCGTTTGATAACCAGAATCATCTTCTTCTTTTGGTGCTATTTCTTTAGGAACTTCCTTATTTTCTATTTCTCCTTTCTTAGCAACTAGCTCATCTTTTGAAGGTACTTCCTTAGCGACTTCCAATTCTGTACGTTCACTTTCTAAAGCGACCATACCATCTATCACGTTCCCATCTCTAAACAGGACGCGCGACTTTCTCTTATAGTTGCGAGGATGTACTTCTATATGCTTGAGTGCATCGCCATATTTACGCATCGCAAAGCGACTTGCAATCTCATAGGCTACTTTCTTGTAGGAATCAAATACAACGAAATGTTCCTGCTCAGCTTTTTGCTGTCCCTTAAGGAAGATCGTTACATAGGAAAACTGACCAGAGTCGATGTTTTCTAAGGACGACTCAAAAGATGGATGGATTAACACCTGTTTCCAATCGCCATCTCTGCCAAATTCCTTTTCCAGCTCTTCCGTATAGCGACAGTAGGCAGGATGATTGTCCACATACCATTTGGTAGGATCTGACAGCGTTTCCTTAAAACCAAGCTCCTTCAAATGAAATGCTAGTTCTTTAGGAAGCACTTCGCTAAAATGAAGCTCAATGCCTTTTTTCTGTTTGTTGAGTGTACTGGTTAACTGCATTTGCGATCCCAAAATTTGCTAGTCGCTTAGGGACTAGTTTGTGGTGTGACTTGGGATAAATATAGATTTCGCTTTCGCGAAAGTGGCGTCACGCAAAGGGATTGCGGTACGTCGAAGCGTGATGCTTATAGGTCAATAGACATTAAACCCTAGCGAGAGCTAGGGTTTTGAATTTATAGGTTGTATAAATTAATATTGGCTTGTTCGGTACGCAACATCATCTTAATAAAATCAAGATGATGTTGAAAACTTAAATCTTCAAACAGCTTGTAAATGATTAAATTAGTACAACATTTTAAATACAATATTATGGGAATCAAGACAGGTCCAAAAAGAATTGCAAAGTCAACTGGCAAACCAGATAGACGTCAGCGAGATAATAAAAAGACCGGTGGGAACACACCGTCATTAAAACCGCATAAGCATAAGAAAGGAGATTAAATTCTTCCAAAATAAACTTGCCTAAATAAACAAATCCTGAAACAACTGTAACTGCCTACTGGTAAAGTGCTGTTCCATCCAGATGGACTTGAGCGCGTTTTTGCCCATCTGCTCACGAAGAGCTTTATCCTTTACTAATCGTAAGATGGACTTTACCCAATCGTCAGAAGTTTCGGCAAGCAGTCCTGTTTCTCCTTCCTTAAGAACTTGCTTAGCCGGATGATAAACAGAGGCTATTGCCGGAATACCATAAACTGCGCACTCTAATAGCGTAGTGTAAGGTTCGCATTGAGAAAAGCGGTTCTTTTCACTTGGTAATAGAACTATATCTAGTGCCAAATCATTCAATGTTTTAAAGTGATTTTCAAAAGCGACGGGCTTATGATATTCTACGGCTAATCCTTTAAGAACCAGCTCGCCTTGAATGTCTTGTCCGTTCCAACCGTAGCATACAAATTGAACTCCTTCCTTAAGGACTTCTTTCGTTTTTGCAACTAGTTCCTTAAGGACTAGCAAATCTGACAACTGACTTTTACTACCTAAAATACCAATCCGAATGATTTGAGAGTCATTCCTTTTCAACGGTGGTATCTCTTCATAACCCAGTCGTGACACTAAAGATGGCAATTGCACTACGTGTGTGGTGTGATTGGGAAAGTTTTGTAACAACAATTTTTTGTAAAAGTTGGATAGTGGTTTTGTTGCAGTTGTTACAATATCCATTGAAATCATATTAGATAACAACTGCTCTTTATCTCGAGTACCAATCTTGCGTGACATTGTGTGACTTTGTGGAATAGCGGTGTAATTCTTATCCACATCCATTACCAATTGCACATCTGGACGCAAGACGCGTATAGCTTTGATAAAAAAATCCACATCTGAGAATATAACTGGAAAGATGATGTAATCTGCCCAATATAAAAGTTGTTCATCAATCAAGTTTTCATAATCTTCAAAACGTTTATTAAAGTCAAAAGTCTCAATCTTAGTGATTATGGCGGTATGTGACGCAGTTTTGTTCAACTCTAATGCTGGTGTTATTGCTCGATAATATCCTGTGGCATCCAAGCAGGGTGAAACATAAAGTAAATGAATGGTATCATCATTTTCTTTACAATTTGGATATTTCCGACGGAAAGAAGTTTCGGTCTTTAATCGTTTCTGAAGTTCTAAAATGGTTCTCATATCAGTTGATTTCGGCATTAATATTCATCTCGTTTCCTTCGTAAAATTTGGCAATGCGTTGTCCTGTCGCTTTATCGTAAATCTCAATAGTACCGGCTAAGGGACCGTATTCTTTTATCTTTTTGCGAAAGCGAATTAAACCTGTTTCCCGGCTTTTCGTTTTAGACAGTTTATGTCTCCAATCTATAGAGTACATTGTGCGTACGTTACCGTCTTTAAACCAGACGATCATCTTGGTTTCTGAGTCCTGGCCTAGTTTCCAGCCTTTTTTCTTTTGTTGCATTATTTGAAATATTTAATGAGTGATAAGAGTGATATTTCCTTGATATAGTTTTCTTTATGAAAAGCCTTGACCGTGACGACACCTTGCTTGACGTTGAGCCAAATCTGTACATCTTGGTCACAGATATGATTTGCCGTAGCAAATTCCTTGAGATACTTTTTGATACTGAAGGCAATTTTGTTACGCACATTGGGCAACGCTGCAATGCTGTCTTCTAAGAAGAAATAAGCGAGTTCGTCTGTTGGTATTTCTTTCATCAGCACATCTTGATCATACAGATAAGAAAGTACTTTGTGCTGTTCTTGATAAATACGCAGGTACAAGCGCTCGACAGGGATCTGTTGCCAGGTTGCAATATGCTCGGTGTAGCTTATGATGTTTAGAGAAATTTTCTTCTCATAACCAAAGACATCGATAGATATCTCGGCAATCGCTCCCTTGAGTTTATTGGTCAAGGCAACGTTTTTCTTTTTGAAAATACGTTTCATTCGTTAAGTATTGGTGTATAAAAATCGTTGTGTAGATGGGTTGAGTACACTTGCGTGAAAGTGTTGCAAGAGTTCAGGTTGACCGAGTTTGCCTATTCTCGTCTCACATTGCCTGAAAAGTGCCAATCTAGGTTTTTGCTTTGCAGTATCCTTTTTCTCATTGTTCAAAAACCTGCGGATCTGTGAAGCGACAATGAGTTTTAACTGCACTTCAAGCTGTCTCTTCTTGTGATCCTGCCACCATTTTTTGGTGCCAGCAAACCCTGTTTTGTTTTTGGAATCAAAATATTGATGTGGCAATTGTACAAATCTGTTTTGAGGATCTTTGGCAAGATATTTCCGCACGAGTTCGATGCGATCTACATAGCATTGATGAACGTTTGCCAGATGTTTGTCAGGTACTGGATCGTACCATTTCCAGAGCAGTTCTTTTCCGATTTTGACCTGGGATTCAGTGAGATAGGTGTCTTGGTAGAGCACATTTCGCGAAAGCGTCCAAAGCGCATTCACATACACAGAAAGGGAAGCGGAACGAGCCGAATCTCGTGGCAAATTTTCGGCGCCAGTTTGATTTGTGGCTCGCATCCGCGCATTTTCCCCTGCATCATTGGAATTTTTGGGGCATTTTTTCCCTGTGTATCCTGTAAAAGTGTTGCTAGAAGCGTTGCGTGACGTTGTTTCTTTTGTGAGCGGTAGCGAATTCCTTTTATTCCCGAATAGCTTGGCTCGACTTGAGTTATCAACGCCTATTATTAAATTATTTATGTAACCATTGTTACTAGAGTCTGTATGACGACAAGTTGTCGTAGGAATATTTTTAACCGATTGATTGTGTGTAGATTGTAATTTCTGTGAATCCTGCTGGATTTTAGGCTTATCCACAGGTTTTAAACCAGTTGCTAACAGGATTTTTGGCTCGACCCAAAGGTCATATCCTGAGTTGGTACCGTGCCATTTTTTATTGATAATGATGCCTGCATCTATGAGTCGTTTTAAGTGACGCTGGATGGTTCTGGGACTGGCGTTGCCCATTTTAGCCAACTGTAGATTGTTGGTTTTTAAGGGTGGTAAATTTTTAAGATCAAGTGTTGTGACATTGCTCGCTTTCAGTAAAGAAAGTCCGTAAATCTTAATGATGTCCTTTGCAGTTGAGGCTATTGCCTGTCGTATGCGGTTAGAAAGTTGTTCTGTATTCTGGTTGTGTTCTTTAATGTGATAATCCAATGCTTTAAAGGCGATGGAATAATTAACTATGCTCATTTTTAGGACTGTTATGAAACAGCAAAGTGTGTGCTTTGTCTATCTCACTAGTCGGATTGTGGTGCTTTTTTAGCATCTCTATTTCTTCCTTGATTTTTTTTATAAGGTTCAGGAAACCTTCATCTGGGCTATTTTCGGCAAATTTCATAAGATGAGATCTGCATTATAACTTCATCGATGTTTGCGACTTTAAAGGCAGGTTCTCTGTGAGGACTTTTCCCTTTTTACTATTGCGCAATGTTTTCTCGTGCTTAGATTCTAAAAGTGTGAGACAGGCTTCATAAATGAGCTCTTCGCTGGACGGCCTGATCTCTTTCCTATTAAAAAATTTAGATACCGTAGGTCTGGATTTTCCAGATTCTTGAGCTACAAGCGCAATGGGGTTATCAAAGTACTTGTGCATTTTTTTCGTAATGGCCTTAATTTCATCGGGTTGATACATTCTTATAAAGTTTATGTGATTCGTTTGACAATTCAGTGTAAAAGTTTTGTAAATTTGGCAACAATTTAACGTCATTTTTACATTTATATCGCCAAATATATGTATAAACGTTGCTTAATAAACTACAAAAAGAGATAATAA from Dokdonia sp. Hel_I_53 carries:
- a CDS encoding winged helix-turn-helix domain-containing protein, with amino-acid sequence MSIVNYSIAFKALDYHIKEHNQNTEQLSNRIRQAIASTAKDIIKIYGLSLLKASNVTTLDLKNLPPLKTNNLQLAKMGNASPRTIQRHLKRLIDAGIIINKKWHGTNSGYDLWVEPKILLATGLKPVDKPKIQQDSQKLQSTHNQSVKNIPTTTCRHTDSSNNGYINNLIIGVDNSSRAKLFGNKRNSLPLTKETTSRNASSNTFTGYTGKKCPKNSNDAGENARMRATNQTGAENLPRDSARSASLSVYVNALWTLSRNVLYQDTYLTESQVKIGKELLWKWYDPVPDKHLANVHQCYVDRIELVRKYLAKDPQNRFVQLPHQYFDSKNKTGFAGTKKWWQDHKKRQLEVQLKLIVASQIRRFLNNEKKDTAKQKPRLALFRQCETRIGKLGQPELLQHFHASVLNPSTQRFLYTNT
- a CDS encoding N-6 DNA methylase, translating into MQLTSTLNKQKKGIELHFSEVLPKELAFHLKELGFKETLSDPTKWYVDNHPAYCRYTEELEKEFGRDGDWKQVLIHPSFESSLENIDSGQFSYVTIFLKGQQKAEQEHFVVFDSYKKVAYEIASRFAMRKYGDALKHIEVHPRNYKRKSRVLFRDGNVIDGMVALESERTELEVAKEVPSKDELVAKKGEIENKEVPKEIAPKEEDDSGYQTDAERNLSTRSILKEVIEKLNEQTEEVNDEPETIISTTISDLEDASEQWSEIHFRNHLLKALQNFKDWVYDLEIGDRAMALMQVNRLYQSLKLELIPLKKIKIEALAVSKDIFSRDHIVPNVLVPVHAGEPFQSGSLTIGDGNFLKFKFPQLYKITDENLNQVSGLELFQLSQMPHPKDYGVKVNRSALLQEWENRGPEAFSAIGYPTDLDYPYVNIHTGYRSVSPLGAEIDIENDSHKWWSVVEHSRPVADPQKGIEIINDMLLQLVEDHLDYVNPKTGKPKTDKNSKEAFSEMQWQMNRLERSKATLQAYLDDQNKPNPAPKSLPKKQSSTKSKSKNDYIDRVVAVMHIAFAKAERLSKKKVEALKDETGAPNIGALWEAVELSWLLWYKMLYKEPIPFESRLRKMDFFWSQIQPTYAYSDSSKELYKQYSTPCPIGAIVAEYTQMKDAEFIFEPSAGNGLLLVGANPRITHVNEIDNSRKKSLEYQGFGRITNNNAAEPFPEVMTKVHDVIVTNPPFAKWEASKFDKERIANKYFNKHRGIANHIRLEHLMAGLALHTMKDDGKAAIIIMGHVYFGEDGLFAKYRPFFNWLYRHYQVDDIINMNSYKLYNKQGAVTKTMLILIGGRKSKPFGVAPDRSKAPELNTMVESFFDLWKRVKSHIKPNLNTLISQLKKART
- a CDS encoding glycosyltransferase encodes the protein MNKTASHTAIITKIETFDFNKRFEDYENLIDEQLLYWADYIIFPVIFSDVDFFIKAIRVLRPDVQLVMDVDKNYTAIPQSHTMSRKIGTRDKEQLLSNMISMDIVTTATKPLSNFYKKLLLQNFPNHTTHVVQLPSLVSRLGYEEIPPLKRNDSQIIRIGILGSKSQLSDLLVLKELVAKTKEVLKEGVQFVCYGWNGQDIQGELVLKGLAVEYHKPVAFENHFKTLNDLALDIVLLPSEKNRFSQCEPYTTLLECAVYGIPAIASVYHPAKQVLKEGETGLLAETSDDWVKSILRLVKDKALREQMGKNALKSIWMEQHFTSRQLQLFQDLFI